A portion of the Acanthopagrus latus isolate v.2019 chromosome 21, fAcaLat1.1, whole genome shotgun sequence genome contains these proteins:
- the clul1 gene encoding clusterin-like protein 1 isoform X1, which translates to MCDFPPPKYPLLSLCGVASAKKVGAPSVTLHSWEDLLQRRLSFGLPRHTLSLTMKLLLGLAVLVVTLGVLHSATEDQTTEIPEDTLKQLSENGEKLVDEEVRRALYGVKQMKEVMWRNGQKHEHLMKSLQRSSDKKKGAAELAKEVTEKLEEAEEQCKDSLQSEWEECRPCLEDACKTFYTSTCRRGFATFHAKVENLFRRVSRRFGPRETSIEAGDILVNQSPDGPDTEVARIEDSFNRLVSKVGTLVERSVTLVSRISTRLDKALQKAFLNDTDVLAEESTTDPYNPSRDSGFLQGVGLEEVLDSFFDFGKSVLDEFGAVVTQVFDDIHEAVEEEKKKARETLPRFLQNRKLCRDLRKQTSECWQLQSQCEACQGTLLTECPSVRDLHMELDEVSQLLDVSKEQYDEILSIVQRHTDETVNWLSNMAAEFSWVGQAVSNSSAPENIFRITKVAPQSHDQHNFSVAETKVEVNILNSSPLILSVPGELELQDPAFIQFVTQEALSKFKEIVRYEEE; encoded by the exons ACTGAGTTTTGGCCTTCcaagacacacactgagcctcACAATGAAGCTCCTGCTCGGTTTGGCCGTCCTGGTGGTGACGCTGGGGGTCCTTCATTCTGCCACTGAGGACCAGACCACAGAGATCCCAGAGGACACCCTGAAAC AGCTGTCTGAGAATGGCGAGAAACTGGTGGacgaggaggtgaggagagccCTGTACGGGGTGAAGCAGATGAAGGAGGTGATGTGGAGGAACGGGCAGAAGCACGAACACCTCATGAAGTCCCTCCAACGCAGCAGTGACAAGAAGAAG GGGGCGGCCGAACTGGCGAAGGAGGTGActgagaagctggaggaggcagaggagcagtgTAAAGACTCCCTGCAGTCAGAGTGGGAGGAGTGCAGGCCCTGTCTGGAGGATGCATGCAAGACTTTCTACACCTCCACCTGCCGCAGGGGATTTGCCACTTTCCATGCCAAG GTGGAGAACTTGTTCCGCAGAGTGTCCAGGCGCTTTGGCCCCCGGGAGACTTCCATCGAGGCAGGGGACATCCTGGTGAACCAGAGCCCCGACGGCCCTGACACCGAGGTTGCGCGCATCGAGGATTCCTTCAACCGCCTCGTCAGCAAGGTTGGCACGCTGGTGGAGCGCAGCGTCACCCTGGTCTCCAGGATAAGCACCAGGCTCGACAAAGCCCTCCAGAAAGCCTTCCTGAACGACACCGACGTCCTGGCGGAGGAGAGCACCACCGATCCCTACAACCCCAGCCGAGACTCGGGCTTCCTGCAGGGTGTGGGGTTGGAGGAGGTGCTGGACTCCTTCTTTGACTTTGGCAAGAGCGTGCTGGATGAGTTTGGAGCGGTGGTGACCCAGGTGTTTGATGACATCCACGAGgcagtggaggaagagaagaagaaag CGAGGGAAACTTTGCCCCGTTTCCTGCAGAACAGGAAGTTGTGCCGAGACCTTCGCAAGCAGACCTCAGAGTGCTGGCAGCTCCAGAGCCAGTGTGAGGCCTGCCAGGGAACCCTGCTCACAG AGTGCCCCAGTGTCCGAGATCTGCACATGGAACTGGACGAGGTATcccagctgctggatgtgtcCAAAGAACAGTACGACGAGATCTTGTCTATTGTCCAGCGCCACACTGATGAGACCGTCAACTGGCTGAGCAACATGGCGGCTGAATTCAGCTGGGTGGGCCAGGCCGTGAGCAACAGCAGCGCCCCCGAGAACATCTTCCGCATCACGAAG GTGGCGCCACAGAGCCACGATCAACACAACTTCTCTGTCGCTGAGACCAAGGTGGAGGTGAACATCCTGAACTCTTCCCCCCTCATCCTCTCTGTCCCCGgggagctggagctgcaggaccCGGCCTTCATCCAGTTTGTGACCCAGGAGGCCCTGAGCAAGTTCAAGGAGATAGTCAG GTATGAGGAGGAGTAA
- the clul1 gene encoding clusterin-like protein 1 isoform X3 — protein sequence MKLLLGLAVLVVTLGVLHSATEDQTTEIPEDTLKQLSENGEKLVDEEVRRALYGVKQMKEVMWRNGQKHEHLMKSLQRSSDKKKGAAELAKEVTEKLEEAEEQCKDSLQSEWEECRPCLEDACKTFYTSTCRRGFATFHAKVENLFRRVSRRFGPRETSIEAGDILVNQSPDGPDTEVARIEDSFNRLVSKVGTLVERSVTLVSRISTRLDKALQKAFLNDTDVLAEESTTDPYNPSRDSGFLQGVGLEEVLDSFFDFGKSVLDEFGAVVTQVFDDIHEAVEEEKKKARETLPRFLQNRKLCRDLRKQTSECWQLQSQCEACQGTLLTECPSVRDLHMELDEVSQLLDVSKEQYDEILSIVQRHTDETVNWLSNMAAEFSWVGQAVSNSSAPENIFRITKVAPQSHDQHNFSVAETKVEVNILNSSPLILSVPGELELQDPAFIQFVTQEALSKFKEIVRYEEE from the exons ATGAAGCTCCTGCTCGGTTTGGCCGTCCTGGTGGTGACGCTGGGGGTCCTTCATTCTGCCACTGAGGACCAGACCACAGAGATCCCAGAGGACACCCTGAAAC AGCTGTCTGAGAATGGCGAGAAACTGGTGGacgaggaggtgaggagagccCTGTACGGGGTGAAGCAGATGAAGGAGGTGATGTGGAGGAACGGGCAGAAGCACGAACACCTCATGAAGTCCCTCCAACGCAGCAGTGACAAGAAGAAG GGGGCGGCCGAACTGGCGAAGGAGGTGActgagaagctggaggaggcagaggagcagtgTAAAGACTCCCTGCAGTCAGAGTGGGAGGAGTGCAGGCCCTGTCTGGAGGATGCATGCAAGACTTTCTACACCTCCACCTGCCGCAGGGGATTTGCCACTTTCCATGCCAAG GTGGAGAACTTGTTCCGCAGAGTGTCCAGGCGCTTTGGCCCCCGGGAGACTTCCATCGAGGCAGGGGACATCCTGGTGAACCAGAGCCCCGACGGCCCTGACACCGAGGTTGCGCGCATCGAGGATTCCTTCAACCGCCTCGTCAGCAAGGTTGGCACGCTGGTGGAGCGCAGCGTCACCCTGGTCTCCAGGATAAGCACCAGGCTCGACAAAGCCCTCCAGAAAGCCTTCCTGAACGACACCGACGTCCTGGCGGAGGAGAGCACCACCGATCCCTACAACCCCAGCCGAGACTCGGGCTTCCTGCAGGGTGTGGGGTTGGAGGAGGTGCTGGACTCCTTCTTTGACTTTGGCAAGAGCGTGCTGGATGAGTTTGGAGCGGTGGTGACCCAGGTGTTTGATGACATCCACGAGgcagtggaggaagagaagaagaaag CGAGGGAAACTTTGCCCCGTTTCCTGCAGAACAGGAAGTTGTGCCGAGACCTTCGCAAGCAGACCTCAGAGTGCTGGCAGCTCCAGAGCCAGTGTGAGGCCTGCCAGGGAACCCTGCTCACAG AGTGCCCCAGTGTCCGAGATCTGCACATGGAACTGGACGAGGTATcccagctgctggatgtgtcCAAAGAACAGTACGACGAGATCTTGTCTATTGTCCAGCGCCACACTGATGAGACCGTCAACTGGCTGAGCAACATGGCGGCTGAATTCAGCTGGGTGGGCCAGGCCGTGAGCAACAGCAGCGCCCCCGAGAACATCTTCCGCATCACGAAG GTGGCGCCACAGAGCCACGATCAACACAACTTCTCTGTCGCTGAGACCAAGGTGGAGGTGAACATCCTGAACTCTTCCCCCCTCATCCTCTCTGTCCCCGgggagctggagctgcaggaccCGGCCTTCATCCAGTTTGTGACCCAGGAGGCCCTGAGCAAGTTCAAGGAGATAGTCAG GTATGAGGAGGAGTAA
- the clul1 gene encoding clusterin-like protein 1 isoform X2 — protein MCDFPPPKYPLLSLCGVASAKKVGAPSVTLHSWEDLLQRRLSFGLPRHTLSLTMKLLLGLAVLVVTLGVLHSATEDQTTEIPEDTLKQLSENGEKLVDEEVRRALYGVKQMKEVMWRNGQKHEHLMKSLQRSSDKKKGAAELAKEVTEKLEEAEEQCKDSLQSEWEECRPCLEDACKTFYTSTCRRGFATFHAKVENLFRRVSRRFGPRETSIEAGDILVNQSPDGPDTEVARIEDSFNRLVSKVGTLVERSVTLVSRISTRLDKALQKAFLNDTDVLAEESTTDPYNPSRDSGFLQGVGLEEVLDSFFDFGKSVLDEFGAVVTQVFDDIHEAVEEEKKKARETLPRFLQNRKLCRDLRKQTSECWQLQSQCEACQGTLLTECPSVRDLHMELDEVSQLLDVSKEQYDEILSIVQRHTDETVNWLSNMAAEFSWVGQAVSNSSAPENIFRITKVAPQSHDQHNFSVAETKVEVNILNSSPLILSVPGELELQDPAFIQFVTQEALSKFKEIVR, from the exons ACTGAGTTTTGGCCTTCcaagacacacactgagcctcACAATGAAGCTCCTGCTCGGTTTGGCCGTCCTGGTGGTGACGCTGGGGGTCCTTCATTCTGCCACTGAGGACCAGACCACAGAGATCCCAGAGGACACCCTGAAAC AGCTGTCTGAGAATGGCGAGAAACTGGTGGacgaggaggtgaggagagccCTGTACGGGGTGAAGCAGATGAAGGAGGTGATGTGGAGGAACGGGCAGAAGCACGAACACCTCATGAAGTCCCTCCAACGCAGCAGTGACAAGAAGAAG GGGGCGGCCGAACTGGCGAAGGAGGTGActgagaagctggaggaggcagaggagcagtgTAAAGACTCCCTGCAGTCAGAGTGGGAGGAGTGCAGGCCCTGTCTGGAGGATGCATGCAAGACTTTCTACACCTCCACCTGCCGCAGGGGATTTGCCACTTTCCATGCCAAG GTGGAGAACTTGTTCCGCAGAGTGTCCAGGCGCTTTGGCCCCCGGGAGACTTCCATCGAGGCAGGGGACATCCTGGTGAACCAGAGCCCCGACGGCCCTGACACCGAGGTTGCGCGCATCGAGGATTCCTTCAACCGCCTCGTCAGCAAGGTTGGCACGCTGGTGGAGCGCAGCGTCACCCTGGTCTCCAGGATAAGCACCAGGCTCGACAAAGCCCTCCAGAAAGCCTTCCTGAACGACACCGACGTCCTGGCGGAGGAGAGCACCACCGATCCCTACAACCCCAGCCGAGACTCGGGCTTCCTGCAGGGTGTGGGGTTGGAGGAGGTGCTGGACTCCTTCTTTGACTTTGGCAAGAGCGTGCTGGATGAGTTTGGAGCGGTGGTGACCCAGGTGTTTGATGACATCCACGAGgcagtggaggaagagaagaagaaag CGAGGGAAACTTTGCCCCGTTTCCTGCAGAACAGGAAGTTGTGCCGAGACCTTCGCAAGCAGACCTCAGAGTGCTGGCAGCTCCAGAGCCAGTGTGAGGCCTGCCAGGGAACCCTGCTCACAG AGTGCCCCAGTGTCCGAGATCTGCACATGGAACTGGACGAGGTATcccagctgctggatgtgtcCAAAGAACAGTACGACGAGATCTTGTCTATTGTCCAGCGCCACACTGATGAGACCGTCAACTGGCTGAGCAACATGGCGGCTGAATTCAGCTGGGTGGGCCAGGCCGTGAGCAACAGCAGCGCCCCCGAGAACATCTTCCGCATCACGAAG GTGGCGCCACAGAGCCACGATCAACACAACTTCTCTGTCGCTGAGACCAAGGTGGAGGTGAACATCCTGAACTCTTCCCCCCTCATCCTCTCTGTCCCCGgggagctggagctgcaggaccCGGCCTTCATCCAGTTTGTGACCCAGGAGGCCCTGAGCAAGTTCAAGGAGATAGTCAGGTGA